From Hymenobacter sedentarius, a single genomic window includes:
- a CDS encoding DUF1990 family protein: protein MEQSEQPAATGSGPWLERRYFIDVARPRHTPTQLMRDVQANVADFAPEMLADFKKKDGPDDCLRVGEEFEITILGPWNGCVRVTEVGDTHFEFITLEGHPEAGRIQFEAHFLDESPDVLRFEIRSRARSRDGLVAFAYNTIGVGKRVQEATWVEFCRRVAAASGGQALGDVTVETLTHTETGSHDHERHA from the coding sequence GTGGAACAATCTGAACAGCCCGCAGCCACCGGTTCGGGCCCGTGGCTCGAGCGCCGCTACTTTATCGACGTGGCCCGGCCGCGCCACACGCCCACGCAGCTGATGCGCGATGTGCAGGCCAACGTGGCTGACTTTGCCCCCGAGATGCTGGCCGATTTCAAGAAGAAAGACGGTCCGGACGACTGCCTGCGGGTAGGCGAGGAGTTCGAAATCACCATTCTGGGCCCCTGGAACGGCTGCGTGCGGGTAACCGAAGTGGGCGACACCCACTTCGAGTTCATTACGCTGGAAGGCCATCCGGAAGCCGGCCGCATTCAATTCGAAGCACATTTTCTGGACGAGTCTCCGGACGTGCTGCGGTTTGAAATCCGCTCCCGGGCGCGTTCACGCGATGGGCTGGTGGCCTTTGCCTACAATACCATTGGCGTGGGCAAGCGCGTGCAGGAAGCCACCTGGGTAGAATTTTGCCGGCGGGTGGCGGCGGCCAGCGGCGGCCAGGCCCTCGGCGACGTCACCGTGGAAACCCTTACGCACACCGAAACCGGCTCCCATGACCACGAGCGCCACGCCTAA
- the nfi gene encoding deoxyribonuclease V (cleaves DNA at apurinic or apyrimidinic sites) produces the protein MAYYRPPGPPPDPVLVQTLTQQQQEMRLRVRAEPLAQEPRLIAGCDSSFPTPDTILSVFVVLKFPSLELVEKVYNYGVVDMPYVPGFLSFREAPNVIEAFAKLQNKPDVIMVDGHGIAHPRRMGIAAHLGVLLDMPTFGVAKQKLTGTFVEPGPERGQISPLTDAKTGELIGQVIRSKDKVLPLFVSPGHRCDQATATRLTLACLRGYKLPEPTRLADHWAEQFKKEVRQAQ, from the coding sequence ATGGCTTACTACCGCCCGCCCGGCCCCCCACCCGACCCCGTTCTGGTGCAGACGCTCACCCAGCAGCAGCAGGAAATGCGCCTGCGCGTCCGCGCCGAGCCGTTGGCCCAAGAGCCGCGCCTCATCGCCGGCTGCGATTCTTCTTTTCCCACGCCCGACACCATTCTATCGGTATTCGTGGTGCTGAAATTCCCCTCGCTGGAGCTGGTGGAAAAAGTGTACAACTATGGAGTGGTGGACATGCCCTACGTGCCCGGCTTCCTTTCCTTCCGCGAAGCGCCCAACGTTATCGAGGCATTCGCCAAGCTCCAGAACAAGCCCGATGTCATCATGGTCGACGGTCACGGCATTGCACACCCGCGCCGCATGGGCATTGCCGCGCACCTCGGCGTGCTGCTCGACATGCCCACCTTCGGCGTAGCCAAGCAAAAGCTGACCGGCACTTTCGTAGAGCCCGGCCCGGAGCGCGGTCAGATTTCGCCGCTCACCGACGCCAAAACCGGTGAGCTCATTGGCCAGGTCATCCGCAGCAAAGACAAGGTGTTGCCCCTTTTTGTGAGCCCCGGCCACCGCTGCGACCAAGCTACCGCCACCCGGCTTACGCTGGCGTGCCTGCGCGGCTACAAGCTGCCGGAGCCCACGCGCCTGGCCGACCATTGGGCGGAGCAGTTTAAGAAAGAGGTACGGCAGGCTCAGTAG
- a CDS encoding DUF3817 domain-containing protein → MPAISSQLLLTSLGRLRLIAFLEGASLLVLLGIAMPLKYLAGQPTAVRYVGMAHGLLFILYVVLVIQVAMQQRWSLSKTALALLASVVPFGTFWADRRLFH, encoded by the coding sequence ATGCCCGCTATTTCAAGTCAGTTGTTGCTTACGTCTTTGGGCCGCCTGCGGCTAATTGCTTTCTTAGAAGGGGCTTCATTGTTGGTGTTGCTGGGCATTGCTATGCCGCTGAAGTACCTGGCCGGCCAGCCCACCGCCGTGCGCTACGTGGGCATGGCGCACGGCCTATTGTTTATACTGTACGTGGTGCTGGTCATTCAGGTGGCGATGCAGCAGCGCTGGTCTCTGAGCAAAACGGCGCTGGCCCTGCTGGCTTCCGTGGTGCCCTTCGGCACGTTCTGGGCCGACCGGCGCCTGTTTCATTAA
- a CDS encoding T9SS type A sorting domain-containing protein has product MKTAIIDNTYSIYSLLRKANKFATLQLLAGLVLMLLSGLANPARATGFVKDFVILNGTRYYTNSNGGGPEPPLLGISSLGSYDRGTGILTLGAEANTNETGNDDVQAVQLFYRVYLQGSTQGAFTSLPLTFVEASGPGSRDKKWQNITSNPNLLAATSGPGVYVLELYFQGAYDFKSGGGGTAFIFDNRGGLNYTTTFTVTGSVPVLWTGAVSDDWFNPLNWSPNTIPTSTTDATIAFFASGAFPYPTVRAQFNAQGNPVAAQVRTLRILGNNGSLGARNFLTGGELRVYGDFQDPFGGFGQSGGVFTLAGGTQTFDGAAFTEMHIEGGGTKLLTNRMDVLARLAFIGQGGVISTRTDNSVVYNVDLGVNATITGETETSFVLGILRAQRFVEAGQTNSFGNIGVDLTTTTASRITLATRLTGYVYNGVPPSKSVKRSFSFTPENPNVTSYSIGFHYLDSEINGIFESDLVLFRSLSGGIPFTPLFRTSIDSLANVLIRTNIDGTLAATFTLGDRRTPLPVTLTSFAAVASGADAVLTWSTAQEINSKGFEVQASADGVSFQKLGFVASETPNSSAARTYQYRDVAASAHGGTRYYRLRQLDLDGKQSFYGPRVVTFGEAALALVQGYPNPFTSEINLTLQSLAAGPATVRLLDGLGRVVRTWQPTLAVGTGSLQLPSLAALSHGMYVVQVRYPDGQTQRVKLVKD; this is encoded by the coding sequence ATGAAAACAGCTATAATCGACAATACATATAGCATTTATTCACTATTGAGAAAAGCGAATAAATTTGCTACGCTTCAGCTCTTGGCGGGGCTGGTCCTGATGCTGCTTTCCGGGCTTGCCAACCCCGCCCGGGCCACCGGCTTTGTTAAGGATTTCGTTATCCTAAACGGGACGCGGTACTACACCAACAGCAACGGCGGCGGCCCTGAGCCCCCGCTTTTGGGCATCAGCAGCCTGGGCAGCTACGACCGGGGCACCGGCATTCTGACCCTGGGGGCCGAGGCCAACACCAACGAGACCGGCAACGACGACGTGCAGGCCGTGCAGCTGTTTTACCGGGTGTATCTGCAGGGCTCGACGCAGGGTGCGTTTACCTCGCTGCCGTTGACTTTTGTGGAAGCGAGCGGCCCGGGCTCCCGGGACAAAAAATGGCAAAACATCACCAGCAACCCCAACCTACTGGCCGCTACCAGCGGCCCTGGGGTGTACGTGCTGGAGCTGTATTTCCAGGGTGCTTACGATTTTAAGAGCGGTGGCGGTGGCACGGCGTTCATATTCGACAACCGTGGCGGGCTAAACTACACCACCACCTTCACCGTAACCGGCAGCGTGCCCGTGCTGTGGACGGGGGCCGTGAGCGACGACTGGTTTAACCCCCTGAACTGGAGCCCCAACACCATTCCCACCAGCACCACCGATGCCACCATTGCCTTCTTTGCCAGTGGTGCGTTCCCCTACCCCACCGTCCGAGCGCAATTCAATGCCCAAGGCAACCCGGTGGCCGCGCAGGTGCGCACGCTGCGCATTCTGGGCAACAACGGCAGCCTGGGGGCGCGCAACTTCCTGACCGGTGGCGAATTGCGGGTCTACGGCGACTTCCAGGACCCCTTTGGCGGGTTTGGGCAGTCGGGCGGGGTGTTTACCCTGGCGGGCGGCACGCAAACCTTCGACGGCGCCGCTTTTACTGAAATGCACATCGAGGGCGGCGGCACCAAGCTGCTCACCAACCGGATGGACGTCCTGGCCCGGTTGGCCTTTATCGGCCAGGGCGGGGTCATTTCCACGCGCACCGACAACTCGGTGGTGTACAACGTTGACCTGGGCGTGAACGCCACCATCACGGGCGAGACCGAAACCAGCTTTGTGCTGGGCATCCTGCGCGCCCAGCGCTTTGTGGAGGCCGGGCAAACCAACTCGTTCGGCAACATTGGGGTAGACCTCACCACCACCACCGCCTCCCGGATTACCCTGGCCACCCGCCTCACCGGGTACGTGTACAACGGGGTGCCGCCGAGCAAAAGCGTGAAGCGCAGCTTCAGCTTCACGCCCGAAAACCCCAACGTGACCAGCTACTCCATTGGCTTCCATTACCTGGATTCGGAGATAAACGGGATTTTTGAAAGCGACCTGGTGCTGTTCCGCTCGCTGTCGGGCGGCATCCCGTTCACGCCCTTGTTCCGCACCAGCATCGACTCCCTTGCCAACGTGCTCATCCGCACCAACATTGACGGCACCCTGGCCGCCACCTTCACCCTCGGCGACCGGCGCACGCCGCTGCCCGTGACCCTGACCAGCTTTGCGGCGGTGGCCAGCGGGGCCGATGCCGTGCTCACCTGGAGCACCGCCCAGGAGATAAACAGCAAGGGCTTTGAGGTGCAGGCCTCGGCCGATGGGGTCAGCTTCCAGAAACTGGGCTTTGTGGCTTCCGAAACCCCGAACAGCAGCGCGGCCCGCACCTACCAGTACCGCGACGTGGCGGCCAGCGCCCACGGCGGCACCCGCTACTACCGCCTGCGCCAGCTCGACCTTGACGGCAAGCAAAGCTTCTACGGCCCGCGCGTGGTCACCTTCGGCGAGGCGGCACTGGCCCTGGTGCAGGGCTACCCCAATCCGTTTACGTCGGAAATCAACCTGACCCTGCAATCCCTGGCCGCCGGCCCGGCCACCGTGCGCCTGCTCGACGGCCTGGGCCGCGTGGTGCGGACCTGGCAGCCCACGCTGGCCGTGGGCACCGGCAGCCTGCAGCTGCCCAGCCTGGCCGCCCTGTCCCACGGGATGTACGTGGTGCAGGTGCGCTACCCGGATGGGCAAACCCAGCGCGTGAAACTGGTGAAGGACTAA
- a CDS encoding VOC family protein codes for MQVPTLRIARPTDDLAALLRFYCHGLGLQQLASFANHNGFDGVMLGSPQAPYHLEFTHRPGHRVGRAPTADHHLLVFYLPNLIEWQTAVDRMQAAGYAPVPSYNPYWDQHGRTFEDPDGYRVVLQMAAWTL; via the coding sequence ATGCAAGTTCCCACGCTGCGCATTGCCCGGCCCACCGATGATTTAGCGGCCCTGCTTCGGTTTTACTGCCACGGGCTGGGCTTGCAGCAATTGGCTTCTTTTGCCAACCACAACGGCTTCGACGGGGTGATGCTGGGCAGCCCGCAGGCGCCGTACCACCTGGAGTTTACGCACCGGCCTGGCCACCGCGTGGGCCGGGCGCCCACGGCCGACCACCACCTGCTCGTGTTCTACCTGCCCAATCTCATCGAATGGCAAACCGCCGTGGACCGCATGCAAGCCGCCGGCTACGCGCCCGTGCCGTCGTATAACCCCTATTGGGACCAGCACGGGCGCACCTTCGAAGACCCCGACGGGTACCGCGTGGTGCTGCAAATGGCTGCGTGGACCTTGTGA
- a CDS encoding glutamate--tRNA ligase family protein produces the protein MPPVVSRLAPTPSGYLHLGNAVNFVLTWLLTRQAGGRLHLRIDDLDRARLRPAYLDNIFRVIDWLGLDYDQGPRGPDDFLRHYSQLLHLPEYNAVLRRLALLSTTKQPNLVMASTRSRTNSTDAPVPLETPGAAWRAHVPPGTTVAFTDGWQGETSLSLGSLMPDFVIRKKDGVAAYQVASVVDDLCLGTTLIVRGLDLQPSTAAQLWLAGQLSETAPFNATRVHFYHHALLTDATGQKLSKSQQLPLDAGVLSQVQGKQVVFQAVARLLNLPAEAAESLQTLQGHLCR, from the coding sequence TTGCCTCCCGTCGTTTCGCGCCTGGCACCCACGCCCAGCGGCTACCTCCACCTCGGCAACGCCGTGAACTTTGTGCTGACCTGGCTGCTCACCCGGCAGGCCGGGGGGCGGCTGCACCTGCGCATCGACGACCTGGACCGCGCCCGCCTGCGTCCGGCTTACCTGGATAATATCTTCCGCGTCATCGACTGGCTCGGCCTCGACTACGACCAAGGCCCCCGCGGCCCCGACGATTTCCTGCGCCACTACTCGCAGCTGCTGCATCTGCCCGAATACAACGCCGTGCTCCGCCGCCTAGCCCTGCTGAGCACAACCAAACAGCCCAACCTGGTGATGGCAAGCACCCGCTCCCGCACCAACAGCACTGACGCTCCGGTTCCCCTCGAAACGCCCGGTGCCGCTTGGCGAGCGCACGTACCGCCCGGCACAACCGTGGCTTTCACCGATGGCTGGCAGGGCGAAACGAGCCTCTCGCTCGGGTCGCTCATGCCTGACTTCGTCATCCGCAAAAAGGACGGCGTGGCGGCCTACCAGGTCGCATCGGTAGTCGATGATTTGTGCCTGGGCACCACGCTCATCGTGCGCGGCCTAGACCTGCAGCCCAGCACAGCCGCCCAGCTCTGGCTGGCCGGGCAGCTATCCGAAACAGCTCCATTTAATGCCACGCGCGTGCACTTCTATCACCACGCCCTTCTTACCGATGCGACGGGGCAGAAGCTCTCCAAGTCGCAGCAGCTGCCGCTGGATGCGGGCGTATTGAGCCAGGTGCAGGGAAAGCAGGTGGTATTTCAAGCAGTAGCCAGGCTGTTGAATCTTCCGGCTGAAGCGGCTGAGAGTCTGCAGACACTGCAGGGGCATCTCTGCCGATAG
- a CDS encoding DUF1990 family protein: protein MTTSATPNPPLTSAAPAKPGTTPPLWEQQRARLESYANAEVNYDFSRQNEYTSATGWRIDDYETALPAEAPGPPAAAGSFAAAQDVLRRYAFPPPDLITGIFSPDGPLEKRIMVLRAQFLFFKFYFGVRVSGVTDEAARATPDGPERVWGYGYRTLEGHFERGQIDFTIHKNLGTGAVQFRIHAVSQLGQIRNPFYWVGFKLFGRSLQRKFARESLRRMQEMVATALAQGTPAPPPVPVVTA, encoded by the coding sequence ATGACCACGAGCGCCACGCCTAACCCGCCCCTCACTAGCGCCGCACCGGCCAAGCCCGGTACTACACCGCCGCTCTGGGAGCAGCAGCGCGCCCGCCTCGAGTCCTACGCCAATGCCGAAGTCAACTACGACTTCAGCCGCCAAAACGAGTACACCAGCGCCACCGGCTGGCGCATCGACGACTACGAAACCGCCCTGCCCGCTGAAGCCCCCGGCCCGCCTGCGGCGGCCGGCTCCTTTGCGGCCGCCCAGGACGTGCTGCGCCGTTACGCCTTCCCGCCACCCGACCTCATCACCGGCATCTTCTCGCCCGATGGCCCCCTCGAAAAGCGCATTATGGTGCTGCGGGCGCAGTTTCTGTTCTTCAAGTTTTACTTCGGCGTGCGGGTGAGCGGCGTGACCGACGAGGCCGCCCGCGCCACGCCCGACGGACCGGAGCGGGTGTGGGGCTACGGCTACCGCACGCTCGAAGGCCACTTTGAGCGCGGGCAGATTGACTTCACCATCCACAAAAACCTGGGCACCGGCGCGGTGCAGTTTCGCATTCACGCCGTGTCGCAGCTCGGCCAGATTCGCAACCCCTTCTATTGGGTGGGGTTCAAGCTGTTTGGGCGCAGCCTGCAGCGCAAATTTGCCCGCGAATCATTGCGCCGGATGCAGGAAATGGTGGCCACGGCTCTGGCCCAGGGCACGCCCGCTCCGCCGCCGGTGCCTGTAGTCACTGCCTGA
- a CDS encoding ribonuclease H-like domain-containing protein, with protein MHILRHVDLTKVFFVDIETVPCHSCHDELPETHRPLWEKFSTKRHAKEVADGKTHPELYEKAGLYAEFGKVVCISVGYFRYLKDDALEFRVKSFADDDECAVLSGFGKFLERFPPASQDYRPKLDTAGKDGYYLCAHNGREFDYGYMGRRMLICGQPIPPMLDIAGHKPWDLPHLLDTMDLWKFGDNKGHISLPLLAGVFGIPSPKDDIDGSQVGYTYWTEKNLKRIVTYCEKDVITTARVYLHYTGQKALWPEVQVTHTAWPAVPAMRVMA; from the coding sequence TGATATTGAGACCGTGCCCTGTCATAGCTGCCACGACGAGCTGCCCGAAACCCACCGGCCGCTCTGGGAAAAGTTCAGCACCAAACGCCACGCCAAGGAGGTGGCCGACGGCAAAACCCACCCGGAGCTGTATGAAAAAGCGGGCCTTTACGCCGAATTCGGCAAAGTGGTGTGCATCTCGGTTGGCTATTTCCGCTACCTGAAGGACGACGCGCTCGAGTTCCGGGTCAAGTCCTTTGCCGACGACGACGAGTGCGCGGTGCTCAGCGGCTTCGGGAAGTTTCTGGAGCGCTTTCCGCCCGCCAGCCAGGACTACCGGCCCAAGCTCGACACGGCCGGCAAAGACGGCTACTACCTCTGCGCCCACAACGGCCGCGAGTTCGACTACGGCTACATGGGCCGCCGCATGCTCATCTGCGGGCAGCCCATTCCGCCTATGCTCGACATTGCCGGCCACAAGCCCTGGGACCTGCCCCACCTGCTCGATACCATGGACCTCTGGAAGTTTGGCGACAACAAAGGCCACATTTCCCTGCCCCTGCTGGCCGGCGTTTTCGGCATCCCGTCGCCCAAAGACGACATCGACGGCTCGCAGGTGGGCTACACCTACTGGACCGAAAAAAACCTCAAGCGCATCGTGACCTACTGCGAAAAGGACGTCATCACCACGGCCCGCGTTTACCTGCACTACACCGGCCAGAAGGCTCTGTGGCCCGAGGTGCAGGTGACCCACACGGCCTGGCCCGCCGTGCCCGCTATGCGCGTGATGGCCTAA
- a CDS encoding T9SS type A sorting domain-containing protein, whose product MPSRILSLLLLCLAVGLSFGRVQAQVSAPSQGGEVRIVRVTDTTMELEFGIGGTGQGRVLALAATVGGMPVPLVAADDHFYTGNAAYGQGTALGTGYAVYSGAGHAVTVTGLQPNTYYYITNAEYNAAGASIAYNTRSTSISIATRSAPPAPLPVELTSFTGTVDARGMALLHWTTATERNTAYFGLERSLNSSTFAEAGRVAAAGTSTRPLTYQWPDLQRLTQPTYYRLRQVDRDGAVHYSAVVALAPAPRLARRVEVYPVPSAGQLVQLLLQAYDDEVVGLRVSDALGRVLLARTLAPTEAYYLASLPLPAGLASGTYVLTLFGSGTPIQKRFVVSD is encoded by the coding sequence ATGCCTTCACGCATTTTATCGCTGCTACTGCTGTGTCTGGCAGTTGGGCTATCGTTTGGCCGCGTCCAGGCCCAGGTCTCGGCTCCTAGCCAGGGCGGTGAAGTCCGCATTGTCCGGGTCACGGACACGACCATGGAACTGGAATTTGGCATCGGGGGCACGGGCCAGGGCCGGGTACTGGCGCTGGCCGCCACCGTGGGGGGCATGCCCGTGCCGCTGGTGGCCGCCGACGACCATTTTTACACCGGCAACGCGGCCTATGGCCAGGGCACTGCACTCGGGACCGGCTATGCGGTGTATAGCGGCGCGGGCCACGCCGTCACGGTCACGGGCCTCCAGCCCAACACGTACTACTACATCACCAACGCCGAGTACAACGCCGCCGGCGCCAGCATTGCCTACAACACCCGCAGCACCAGCATCTCCATCGCCACCCGCAGCGCGCCACCCGCTCCCCTGCCCGTTGAGCTAACTTCGTTTACCGGCACCGTGGATGCCCGCGGCATGGCCCTGCTGCACTGGACCACCGCCACCGAGCGCAACACGGCCTATTTTGGGCTGGAACGCTCGCTCAACAGCTCCACGTTTGCCGAAGCCGGCCGGGTGGCCGCGGCGGGCACCAGCACCCGCCCGCTAACCTACCAGTGGCCCGACCTGCAGCGGCTCACGCAGCCCACGTACTACCGCCTCCGGCAGGTAGACCGCGACGGCGCGGTGCACTACAGCGCCGTGGTGGCCCTGGCCCCGGCGCCGCGCCTGGCCCGCCGGGTGGAGGTGTACCCCGTGCCGAGCGCCGGCCAACTCGTGCAGTTGTTGCTGCAGGCTTACGACGATGAAGTGGTTGGGCTGCGCGTCAGCGATGCCCTGGGGCGGGTACTGCTGGCCCGCACCCTGGCCCCGACGGAAGCGTACTACCTCGCGTCGCTTCCCCTGCCGGCAGGGTTAGCCTCGGGCACCTACGTCCTCACGCTGTTTGGCAGCGGCACGCCCATCCAAAAGCGCTTCGTGGTATCGGATTGA
- a CDS encoding NAD(P)-dependent alcohol dehydrogenase: MIPTKAYAAPAVSAPLTPFDFERREVGPHDVLIDIQFCGVCHSDLHQVRDEWGGSIFPMVPGHEIVGRITKVGDHVKNFKVGDLAGVGCMVDSCRTCPSCLEDLEQYCEVGMVGTYGGRERGTGQPTYGGYSSQIVVDEKYTLKVSDKLDLARVAPLLCAGITTYSPLRQWKVGPGHRVGVMGLGGLGHMAVKLAAAMGAEVTVLSTSPNKEADAKELGAHNFVVTKDKDQLKSVTNYFDFIINTVSAPLDLAAYLNLLRRDGTMILLGVPPEAPQVHAFNLIGKRRRIAGSLIGGIAETQEMLDFCAEHNIMSDIELIDIADINEAYERMLKGDVKYRFVIDLATLN; this comes from the coding sequence ATGATTCCTACGAAAGCTTACGCAGCCCCGGCTGTCAGTGCCCCGCTTACCCCGTTTGATTTTGAGCGCCGCGAGGTTGGGCCGCACGACGTATTGATTGACATTCAGTTTTGTGGCGTGTGCCACTCCGACCTGCACCAGGTGCGCGACGAGTGGGGCGGCTCCATTTTCCCCATGGTGCCCGGCCACGAAATCGTGGGCCGAATCACGAAAGTGGGCGACCACGTGAAAAACTTCAAAGTGGGCGACCTGGCCGGCGTGGGCTGCATGGTCGACTCCTGCCGCACCTGCCCGAGCTGCCTGGAAGACCTGGAGCAGTACTGCGAAGTGGGCATGGTGGGCACCTACGGCGGCCGCGAGCGCGGCACAGGCCAGCCCACGTATGGCGGCTACTCCAGCCAGATTGTGGTCGACGAGAAGTACACCCTCAAAGTATCCGACAAGCTCGACCTGGCCCGCGTGGCCCCGCTGCTGTGCGCCGGCATCACCACCTACTCGCCCCTGCGGCAGTGGAAGGTGGGCCCCGGCCACCGCGTGGGCGTGATGGGCCTTGGCGGCCTGGGCCACATGGCCGTGAAGCTGGCCGCCGCCATGGGTGCCGAAGTCACGGTGCTCAGCACCTCGCCCAACAAGGAAGCCGATGCCAAGGAGCTGGGCGCCCACAACTTTGTGGTGACCAAGGACAAAGACCAGCTCAAGTCGGTCACCAACTACTTCGACTTCATCATCAACACCGTGTCGGCCCCGCTCGACCTGGCGGCCTACCTGAACTTGCTGCGCCGCGACGGCACCATGATTCTGCTCGGCGTGCCGCCCGAAGCGCCCCAGGTGCACGCCTTCAACCTCATCGGCAAGCGCCGCCGCATCGCCGGCTCGCTCATCGGCGGCATTGCCGAAACCCAGGAGATGCTGGACTTCTGCGCCGAGCATAACATCATGTCGGATATTGAGCTGATTGACATTGCCGACATCAACGAAGCCTACGAGCGCATGCTGAAGGGCGACGTGAAGTACCGCTTCGTCATCGATTTGGCCACGCTCAACTAA
- a CDS encoding DUF3575 domain-containing protein: MSRPQLKTWLQLLAGLFLLLNAGAVQAQIAPDSAQLAVKLALVRLLSSTYEAEVEYRCAPRLSVSLLPRVVAGTAVDYSTPPSTRHSDDHVRGVGLGLGSRYYIPNTGTEGAKLAGVYLGLKAEYQHLRLSYQQEGWGEDPSATDGLLYYKFRLRDYSETINRYGGAATLGYQCQVFHPRLRFDTFLSLNALNSRSSAGEASRYRSARADYGHSGTFWTMGVSLGFVVK, translated from the coding sequence ATGAGCCGGCCCCAGCTCAAAACGTGGTTGCAGCTGCTGGCGGGCCTGTTCCTGCTGCTGAATGCCGGCGCTGTGCAAGCCCAGATAGCCCCCGATTCCGCTCAACTGGCCGTGAAGCTGGCGCTGGTTCGGCTGCTGTCGAGCACCTACGAAGCGGAGGTGGAGTACCGCTGCGCCCCGCGCTTAAGCGTGTCGCTGCTGCCGCGGGTGGTGGCCGGCACAGCAGTGGATTATTCTACGCCGCCAAGCACGCGCCACTCCGACGACCACGTGCGGGGTGTTGGGCTGGGGCTGGGTTCCCGCTACTACATTCCCAACACCGGCACCGAAGGCGCCAAGCTGGCCGGCGTGTACCTTGGCCTGAAAGCCGAGTACCAGCACCTGCGCCTCAGCTACCAGCAGGAAGGCTGGGGCGAAGACCCATCCGCCACCGATGGCCTGCTTTACTACAAATTCCGCCTCCGCGACTACTCCGAAACCATCAACCGCTACGGCGGGGCGGCCACCCTGGGCTACCAATGCCAGGTGTTTCACCCGCGGCTGCGCTTCGATACCTTCCTCAGCCTCAACGCCCTGAACAGCCGCTCGAGCGCCGGCGAAGCCAGCCGCTACCGCTCGGCCCGGGCCGACTATGGCCACTCCGGCACGTTCTGGACCATGGGTGTCAGCCTGGGCTTCGTGGTCAAGTAA